A single genomic interval of Hyphomicrobium methylovorum harbors:
- a CDS encoding CDGSH iron-sulfur domain-containing protein: MSEDEAVVAQTGPYQVELVQGEEYWYCRCGRSKTQPFCDGSHEGTSFQPMQFTVDHNGTFNICGCKATDDEPFCDGTHNII, translated from the coding sequence ATGTCGGAAGATGAGGCGGTCGTCGCGCAGACCGGGCCGTATCAGGTCGAATTGGTCCAGGGCGAGGAATACTGGTACTGCCGTTGCGGACGGTCGAAGACGCAGCCCTTTTGCGATGGGTCGCATGAGGGCACCAGCTTTCAGCCCATGCAGTTCACCGTCGACCACAACGGCACGTTTAACATCTGCGGCTGCAAAGCGACGGACGACGAACCGTTCTGCGACGGCACACATAACATCATCTAA
- a CDS encoding amino acid permease produces MRQLFRKKPVGYDDSDFGLRRCLSAFDLTLLGVGAIIGTGIFVLTGHAAAVQSGPGVVLSFMVAGLACAFAALSYAELASSVGGCGSAYGYSYAAFGELLAWIIAWDLILEYGVSVAAVANGWSGYLNNGLEAIGFGLPEPLTRGPTALAWNGYLGGALEWFGFDPHADAIQKAGMGGIINLPAFLIIIALMVLLIIGVKESARINAAAVAIKLVAITIFIAVAVFNVNPENWSPFLPFGWFSHDVDGKPIGVLAGASIVFFAYVGFDAVSTAVEEAHDPQRSVPRGIIAALVFCTVIYVIVSALMTGIVPYTVLNVPSPASESLLRIGHSTAAGLVAAGVIAGLSTVMLVLYYALTRIIVGVSRDGLLPSFFTVVHPKTQTPVRTTVITGLVMATMAGFIPLGILAELVNIGTLAAFVMVCAGVIVLRSTHPDMPRPFKTPGGILLPICGVISCGALILFLPYETHLRFLGWLAVGLVIYFVYSIRNSKLATA; encoded by the coding sequence ATGCGCCAGCTCTTTCGGAAGAAGCCTGTAGGTTACGACGACTCCGACTTCGGACTGCGGCGCTGCCTCAGTGCGTTCGATCTCACTCTTCTCGGTGTCGGGGCCATCATCGGTACCGGCATTTTTGTTTTAACGGGACACGCGGCCGCGGTGCAGTCTGGGCCGGGTGTGGTTCTCTCGTTCATGGTGGCCGGGCTCGCGTGTGCTTTCGCTGCGCTGTCCTATGCGGAGCTCGCTTCCAGTGTCGGCGGTTGCGGCAGCGCCTACGGTTACAGCTACGCGGCGTTCGGCGAGTTGCTCGCCTGGATTATCGCGTGGGATCTCATCCTTGAATACGGTGTCTCGGTCGCCGCGGTCGCGAACGGCTGGTCCGGGTATTTGAACAACGGCCTGGAGGCGATAGGCTTCGGGCTGCCTGAGCCTCTAACGCGCGGACCTACGGCGCTGGCCTGGAATGGGTATCTTGGCGGCGCGCTCGAATGGTTCGGATTCGATCCGCACGCTGATGCAATTCAGAAAGCCGGGATGGGCGGTATCATCAACCTCCCCGCATTCCTCATCATCATCGCTCTGATGGTTCTTCTGATTATCGGCGTGAAAGAGAGTGCGCGGATCAACGCGGCGGCGGTTGCGATCAAGCTCGTGGCAATCACGATTTTCATTGCGGTGGCGGTGTTCAACGTCAATCCGGAGAACTGGTCGCCCTTCCTGCCGTTCGGCTGGTTCAGTCATGACGTAGACGGCAAGCCGATTGGTGTGCTCGCCGGGGCGTCGATCGTCTTCTTCGCGTATGTCGGGTTCGATGCGGTGTCGACCGCAGTAGAAGAAGCGCACGATCCTCAACGCAGCGTCCCGAGAGGCATCATTGCGGCGCTCGTGTTCTGCACGGTCATCTATGTGATCGTGTCGGCCTTGATGACGGGCATCGTGCCTTACACCGTTCTCAATGTGCCTTCGCCAGCATCTGAATCCCTTCTTCGCATCGGCCACAGCACGGCTGCGGGGCTCGTTGCGGCTGGTGTTATTGCCGGTCTCTCGACGGTGATGCTCGTTCTCTATTATGCGCTGACACGCATCATCGTCGGCGTGTCGCGCGATGGGCTGCTGCCGTCGTTCTTCACCGTCGTCCATCCGAAAACGCAGACACCCGTCCGGACGACCGTTATCACCGGTCTCGTCATGGCAACGATGGCCGGGTTCATTCCGCTCGGTATTCTGGCGGAACTGGTCAACATCGGCACGCTCGCGGCGTTCGTGATGGTGTGCGCGGGTGTGATCGTTCTGCGGTCGACCCATCCCGACATGCCGCGGCCGTTCAAGACGCCAGGAGGCATTCTCCTGCCGATTTGCGGCGTGATCTCATGCGGGGCATTGATACTGTTCCTGCCGTACGAAACACATCTGCGCTTCCTTGGCTGGCTCGCGGTCGGACTGGTGATCTACTTCGTTTATTCGATCCGCAACAGCAAGCTGGCCACCGCCTAA
- the meaB gene encoding methylmalonyl Co-A mutase-associated GTPase MeaB — protein MTDTTRDIRPPVGRIPNGDVPNTIERMRAGERRAIASVITELERLSDSAPALLKALNPHLGHSLVLGFTGPPGAGKSTLVNAIIAEMRKDGKTVGVIAVDPSSPISGGAILGDRIRMTAALDDDGVFVRSLASRGYLGGLSPAAVRIIDAMDGAGFDVILLETVGTGQNEIDVAEVADIRVVIAAPGLGDDIQAMKSGLLEIADVIVVNKGDRPGADQTMHQLAGALSIRATMAEKVPVLKTSALNGDGVPELLKTLADIGTRVHAADPVSRRRRRARYLIARAASDIVAERIKVGGPSGLDPLADAVLSGTLSPHEAAKRLFD, from the coding sequence ATGACCGACACGACGAGAGACATCCGCCCCCCGGTTGGGCGCATCCCAAACGGCGACGTTCCCAACACGATCGAACGCATGCGAGCGGGCGAACGCCGCGCTATCGCAAGCGTCATCACGGAACTCGAGCGCCTGTCCGATTCCGCTCCCGCGCTTCTCAAGGCGCTCAATCCTCACCTCGGCCATTCGCTTGTGCTGGGCTTCACCGGCCCCCCAGGGGCTGGCAAGTCGACTCTCGTCAACGCCATCATCGCCGAGATGCGCAAGGACGGAAAAACCGTCGGCGTCATCGCAGTCGATCCGTCGAGCCCCATCTCCGGTGGCGCAATACTTGGCGACCGCATTCGCATGACGGCGGCACTCGACGACGATGGCGTGTTCGTCCGCTCGCTCGCCTCGCGCGGATATCTCGGTGGCCTGTCGCCCGCCGCTGTCCGCATCATCGATGCGATGGACGGCGCAGGTTTCGACGTCATCCTTCTGGAAACCGTCGGCACCGGCCAGAATGAGATCGACGTCGCCGAAGTTGCCGATATCCGCGTCGTCATCGCCGCGCCAGGTCTCGGTGACGACATTCAGGCGATGAAATCCGGATTGCTCGAAATTGCCGACGTCATCGTCGTCAATAAAGGGGATCGGCCCGGCGCCGATCAAACGATGCATCAACTCGCGGGCGCTCTGTCGATCCGCGCGACGATGGCAGAGAAAGTGCCGGTTCTGAAAACGAGCGCTCTCAACGGTGACGGCGTTCCCGAACTCCTGAAGACACTCGCCGACATCGGCACGCGCGTCCACGCCGCCGATCCGGTCAGCCGCCGCCGTAGACGCGCCCGCTACCTGATCGCGCGCGCTGCTTCCGACATTGTCGCCGAACGCATCAAGGTCGGCGGACCGAGCGGTCTCGATCCCCTCGCCGACGCGGTTCTGTCAGGTACGCTGTCGCCACATGAAGCAGCGAAGCGGCTTTTCGATTAG